One part of the Mariniflexile litorale genome encodes these proteins:
- a CDS encoding alpha/beta hydrolase produces the protein MIFIFFIISNVFAQEKPTYSPYTIETTYQKLKKDHPFITPIEPLKSKEIKSKENIVYKKTNSSKLKLDVYIPKGRDSNKTYPAVLLIHGGGWLVGSKENERVMAQHLALNGYVGISVSYRLGFEAPYPAGVIDLKDAIRWMRKNAKKHHINPDKIAVLGASAGAQLATLIGVTPNSSVYGFDSFISDDVQAIVNIDGIVSFIHPEASGEGKMAGIWLSGLKHENFKNWKEASPLEYVDEHSPPTLFINSAQPRFHAGRDDMMTLLNKYNTYTETHTIPDSPHSFWLMHPWFETTLSYTVNFLNVVFK, from the coding sequence TTGATTTTTATATTTTTTATAATAAGCAATGTTTTTGCTCAAGAAAAACCAACTTATTCGCCATATACTATTGAAACAACTTATCAAAAATTAAAAAAAGACCATCCATTTATTACACCTATTGAGCCTTTAAAATCAAAGGAAATAAAATCAAAAGAAAACATAGTTTATAAAAAAACTAATAGCTCAAAATTAAAACTTGATGTTTACATTCCTAAAGGAAGAGATAGTAACAAAACGTATCCAGCCGTTTTATTAATTCACGGTGGCGGATGGTTGGTTGGCAGTAAAGAGAATGAACGTGTGATGGCTCAACATTTAGCCTTAAATGGCTATGTAGGTATTTCTGTCTCTTATAGATTAGGATTTGAAGCGCCATACCCTGCAGGCGTTATCGACTTAAAAGATGCTATTAGGTGGATGCGAAAAAACGCGAAAAAACATCATATTAATCCTGATAAAATAGCTGTTTTAGGAGCTTCAGCTGGAGCTCAATTAGCAACATTAATTGGGGTGACTCCAAATTCATCTGTTTATGGATTTGATTCTTTTATTTCTGATGATGTACAAGCTATAGTAAATATAGATGGTATCGTTTCATTTATTCATCCCGAAGCAAGCGGCGAGGGTAAAATGGCTGGTATTTGGCTGAGTGGTTTAAAACATGAAAATTTTAAAAACTGGAAAGAAGCATCGCCTCTAGAATATGTAGATGAACACTCGCCTCCTACCCTTTTTATAAATAGTGCACAACCTCGTTTTCATGCGGGGCGAGATGATATGATGACATTATTAAACAAATATAATACTTATACCGAAACACATACCATTCCAGATAGTCCACATTCATTTTGGCTCATGCATCCATGGTTCGAAACAACGCTTAGTTATACCGTTAATTTTTTGAATGTCGTATTTAAATAA
- a CDS encoding glycoside hydrolase family 28 protein gives MNKLLLAFSISLLIISCKQHQTLETAKSSEVDIYDGIEFEMPKIRTTNFPDYEVSITSLGAKSGGLFKNTDVFSKAMTDVNSKGGGKIIIPRGIWLTGPIKFKSNVNLHLEEGALLIFSKDFDDYPLIKTSFEGLNTVRCISPISAFEVDNIAITGNGIIDGSGDTWRPVKIGKMTDTQWKTLVKSGGVLSTDGKMWFPSEGAKKGYEGSSNFNVPDLIGTSELESVKDFLRPVMVSIVNSKRILLDGPTFQNSPAWNIHPLMSEDIVIRNLKVRNPWYSQNGDGLDLESCKNVLIYNNTFDVGDDAICIKSGKDKDGRERAIPTENVIIKNNIVYHAHGGFVIGSEMSSGVKNIHVSNCTFIGTDVGLRFKSTRGRGGIVENIYISNIDMIHIPTEAIRFNLYYSGKSPVLEEGEESDTKIKEEELVEVTEETPSFRNISMKNINVSDSEAAVFFMGLPEMNLKNISIENSVFETRKGITAIDADGITLKNVTVKASDDFALTIYNSKNIKTSNFKFDESKSAIKILGSKSNNLEFDKKDFLNANEQIQSGKDISKKAIVFK, from the coding sequence ATGAATAAGTTACTGTTAGCTTTTAGTATATCATTATTAATTATTTCTTGCAAACAACATCAAACTCTAGAAACTGCAAAAAGTAGTGAAGTTGATATTTATGATGGTATTGAATTTGAAATGCCAAAAATAAGAACCACAAATTTCCCAGATTATGAAGTTAGCATTACAAGTTTGGGTGCTAAAAGTGGCGGTTTATTTAAAAATACCGATGTGTTTTCAAAAGCCATGACTGATGTCAATTCTAAAGGTGGTGGTAAAATTATTATACCTCGAGGCATCTGGCTTACTGGCCCTATTAAATTTAAAAGCAATGTGAATTTACATTTAGAAGAAGGTGCTTTACTGATTTTTAGTAAAGATTTTGATGATTATCCACTTATCAAAACTAGCTTTGAAGGTTTAAATACCGTTAGATGTATTTCACCTATTAGTGCCTTTGAAGTTGATAATATTGCCATTACCGGCAACGGTATTATTGATGGTAGTGGAGATACTTGGCGACCAGTGAAAATTGGAAAAATGACGGATACGCAATGGAAAACATTAGTTAAATCCGGCGGTGTTTTATCAACCGACGGTAAAATGTGGTTTCCTTCTGAAGGTGCTAAAAAAGGCTACGAAGGAAGTTCTAATTTTAATGTTCCTGATTTAATTGGTACTTCAGAACTAGAATCTGTTAAAGATTTTCTTCGTCCTGTAATGGTAAGCATCGTGAATAGTAAGCGCATCCTTTTAGATGGCCCAACCTTTCAAAACTCACCAGCGTGGAATATCCATCCATTAATGAGTGAAGATATCGTTATTAGAAACCTTAAGGTTAGAAATCCTTGGTATTCTCAAAATGGTGATGGGCTTGATTTAGAATCCTGTAAAAATGTGTTGATTTATAACAATACGTTTGATGTGGGAGATGATGCCATTTGTATTAAATCTGGTAAGGATAAAGACGGTAGAGAAAGAGCCATTCCTACTGAAAATGTAATTATTAAAAATAACATTGTTTATCATGCCCATGGTGGTTTTGTAATAGGTAGTGAAATGTCTAGTGGCGTAAAAAACATACATGTCTCCAACTGTACATTTATAGGAACCGATGTAGGCTTACGTTTTAAAAGCACAAGAGGAAGAGGTGGTATTGTGGAGAACATTTACATTTCTAATATTGACATGATACATATTCCCACAGAAGCCATTCGTTTCAATTTGTACTATTCTGGGAAATCACCTGTTTTGGAAGAAGGTGAAGAATCAGACACTAAAATAAAAGAGGAAGAACTAGTTGAAGTGACAGAGGAAACGCCTTCTTTTAGAAATATCTCTATGAAAAATATTAATGTATCCGATTCTGAAGCAGCTGTGTTTTTTATGGGTTTACCTGAAATGAATCTGAAAAACATTTCAATTGAAAATTCAGTTTTTGAAACAAGAAAAGGAATTACAGCCATTGATGCGGATGGTATTACACTAAAAAATGTTACAGTAAAAGCTTCAGATGATTTTGCATTAACTATTTATAACAGCAAAAACATAAAAACAAGTAACTTTAAATTTGACGAAAGTAAATCGGCTATAAAAATTTTAGGTTCAAAAAGCAATAATTTAGAATTTGATAAAAAAGATTTTTTAAATGCGAATGAACAAATTCAATCAGGTAAAGACATTTCCAAAAAAGCCATTGTTTTTAAATGA
- a CDS encoding glycoside hydrolase 43 family protein: protein MKLYSFLFTLISTTLICAQNKPYVSEVWVADNGDGTYKNPILYSDYSDPDVARVGDDYYMTSSSFNSAPGLPILHSKDMVNWKLINHALPEQVPVEVFNVPQHGNGVWAPAIRFHKGELYIYWGDPDFGIYMVKTKDPKGKWEEPILVMPGKGLIDPCPLWDDNGEAYLVHAYAGSRAGVKSLISVNKMNPEGTKVLDRGVHVFDGHENHKTVEGTKFYKRNGYYYIFAPAGGVPIGWQLILRSKNIYGPYEEKIVLEQGSTKTNGPHQGAWVDTPNGESWFYHFQDLEAYGRIIHLQPMSWKNDWPVMGKDFDGNGVGEPVASHKKPNVGKTYPIETPAETDNFDGNDIGLQWQWNANSDVVWHAKFPHKDYLRLFSIIVPEDIPNLWMVPSLLLQKFPAPDFTTSTKITLVPEGATNGKTAGLVVLGMNYATLSISVDEKGYFIKQTEAIGAINGAKEQTNAEERLKNNTAYFRVEVSAPDAMCQFSYSENGKNYKKIGKPFKAIQGKWVGAKVGLFSVSTPDAKRYGYADVDYFKITK, encoded by the coding sequence ATGAAACTATATTCGTTCTTATTTACACTAATTAGTACAACTTTAATATGTGCACAAAATAAACCTTATGTATCTGAGGTTTGGGTAGCCGATAATGGCGATGGCACTTATAAAAATCCCATCTTATATTCAGATTATTCAGACCCAGATGTTGCAAGAGTTGGAGATGATTATTATATGACGTCCTCTAGCTTTAATTCAGCTCCAGGATTACCAATTCTACATTCTAAAGACATGGTCAATTGGAAATTAATAAACCATGCATTACCAGAACAAGTTCCTGTAGAAGTGTTTAATGTACCTCAACACGGTAATGGTGTTTGGGCACCAGCAATTCGTTTTCATAAAGGTGAATTATACATTTATTGGGGTGATCCTGATTTTGGTATTTACATGGTAAAGACCAAAGATCCTAAGGGCAAATGGGAGGAGCCTATTCTAGTCATGCCTGGTAAAGGTCTTATTGACCCTTGCCCGCTTTGGGATGATAATGGAGAAGCTTATTTAGTTCATGCATATGCAGGGAGTAGAGCAGGTGTGAAAAGTTTAATAAGTGTTAATAAAATGAACCCTGAAGGTACTAAAGTACTAGACAGAGGTGTTCATGTTTTTGATGGACACGAAAATCATAAAACAGTTGAAGGTACTAAGTTCTACAAACGTAACGGTTACTATTATATTTTCGCACCAGCAGGAGGCGTACCAATTGGTTGGCAGCTTATTTTGCGTTCTAAAAATATTTATGGTCCTTATGAGGAGAAAATTGTTTTAGAACAAGGTAGCACAAAAACGAATGGGCCCCATCAAGGTGCTTGGGTAGATACACCAAACGGTGAATCTTGGTTTTACCATTTTCAAGATCTTGAAGCCTATGGAAGAATTATCCATTTACAACCTATGAGTTGGAAAAATGACTGGCCTGTAATGGGTAAAGATTTTGATGGTAATGGTGTTGGAGAACCTGTTGCTTCTCATAAAAAACCGAATGTGGGTAAAACCTACCCTATCGAAACACCTGCTGAAACAGATAACTTTGATGGCAATGACATTGGGCTTCAATGGCAATGGAATGCAAATTCTGATGTGGTATGGCATGCTAAATTTCCTCATAAGGATTATTTAAGATTGTTTTCTATTATCGTACCCGAAGACATTCCTAACTTATGGATGGTTCCTAGTTTATTACTTCAAAAATTTCCTGCTCCAGACTTTACAACTTCAACTAAAATCACATTAGTTCCTGAAGGAGCTACAAATGGAAAAACAGCAGGACTTGTTGTCTTAGGTATGAACTATGCAACGTTAAGTATTTCAGTTGATGAAAAAGGTTATTTCATAAAACAAACAGAAGCCATTGGAGCAATAAATGGTGCTAAAGAACAAACCAATGCAGAAGAGCGCCTAAAAAACAATACAGCTTATTTTAGAGTTGAAGTTTCTGCACCCGATGCTATGTGCCAATTTAGTTATTCTGAAAACGGAAAAAATTATAAAAAAATAGGTAAGCCGTTTAAAGCCATACAAGGTAAATGGGTAGGTGCAAAAGTGGGGCTATTTAGTGTTAGCACTCCAGATGCCAAACGATATGGTTATGCCGATGTAGATTATTTTAAAATCACAAAATAA
- a CDS encoding glycoside hydrolase family 88 protein — protein MKKHKTRHHVLVGLFFVLIAFTSCKDGKKDTKEVATVEKVVPENLKWSERMVLSEMLRFPKPSLLDFRTSPKWSYTPGLVLSAFSKVYEQTNNKKYYDYIYAYADELIDSTGAIETYKLENQNLDMIKSGDVLLYLYPKTKEERFLKAMQTLDNQMESQPKTSDGGYWHKKIYPHQMWLDGLYMAEPFHARYARDYIEDEAKKQKIYNDVVLQFDLIQKHSRDEKSGLLYHGWDESKEQKWANKETGNSQHFWSRGMGWYGMSMVDVLDFLPENHPGRERIITYLNQFAEATTNVQDETGLWWQVLNQGNREGNYLEATGTAMFTYTFAKGVRKGYLDKKYLDVAEKAYAGLLENLITVEENGVVNLNKCCGVAGLGGNPYRDGSYEYYINEMIRSNDPKGTGPFILASLELNK, from the coding sequence ATGAAAAAACATAAAACCAGACATCACGTTTTAGTAGGATTATTTTTTGTTTTAATAGCTTTTACAAGCTGTAAAGATGGGAAAAAGGACACAAAAGAAGTTGCCACAGTAGAGAAAGTAGTACCAGAAAACTTAAAATGGTCTGAACGTATGGTGCTTTCTGAAATGTTGCGTTTTCCAAAACCTTCGTTATTAGATTTTAGAACATCTCCTAAGTGGAGTTATACCCCTGGTTTGGTTCTAAGTGCTTTCTCGAAAGTTTATGAACAAACAAACAATAAAAAATATTATGACTACATATATGCTTATGCAGATGAACTAATTGATAGCACTGGAGCCATAGAAACTTACAAACTGGAAAATCAAAATTTAGATATGATTAAATCTGGTGATGTGTTACTTTATTTATATCCAAAAACAAAAGAAGAGCGTTTTTTAAAAGCCATGCAAACCTTGGATAACCAAATGGAATCACAACCTAAAACGTCAGATGGCGGGTATTGGCATAAAAAAATCTATCCTCATCAAATGTGGTTAGATGGTTTATACATGGCCGAACCTTTTCATGCGCGCTATGCAAGAGATTACATAGAAGATGAAGCTAAAAAACAAAAAATATATAATGATGTTGTGCTTCAGTTTGATTTGATTCAAAAACACAGTCGTGATGAAAAATCAGGATTGCTTTATCACGGTTGGGATGAAAGCAAAGAACAAAAATGGGCAAATAAAGAAACTGGAAACTCTCAACATTTCTGGTCTAGAGGTATGGGATGGTATGGGATGTCTATGGTTGATGTTTTAGATTTTTTACCAGAAAATCATCCAGGTCGCGAACGTATCATTACGTATTTAAATCAATTTGCTGAAGCCACTACCAATGTTCAAGACGAAACTGGTTTATGGTGGCAAGTTTTAAACCAAGGAAATAGAGAAGGTAATTACTTAGAAGCTACAGGAACCGCCATGTTTACTTATACATTTGCAAAAGGCGTTCGTAAAGGATACTTAGACAAAAAATATTTAGATGTTGCAGAAAAAGCATATGCAGGCCTTTTAGAAAATTTAATAACTGTTGAAGAAAATGGCGTTGTAAACCTAAATAAATGCTGTGGTGTTGCAGGATTAGGCGGTAACCCTTATAGAGATGGTTCTTACGAGTACTACATTAATGAAATGATTCGCTCTAACGACCCAAAAGGAACTGGCCCATTTATTTTGGCTAGTCTTGAATTAAACAAATAA
- a CDS encoding glycoside hydrolase family 88 protein produces the protein MKNTTKYIVLFTIALGLSVTSCKETKKENTEETATIEKLVPENLKWSERMMLSEIERFPEATKLDFRTTPGWSYTNGLVLSAAIKVYEQTNNQKYYDYIYAYADELIDSTGTIKTYSLESQNLDMIKSGDVLLYLYPKTKEERFLKAMETLDSQMESQPKTSDGGYWHKKRYPYQMWLDGLYMAEPFHIRYAQEYYKNEAEKEKIYNDVVHQFDLIQKHSRDEKSGLLYHGWDESKEQKWANKETGNSQHFWSRGMGWYGMAMVDVLDFLPENHPGRERIVTYLNQFAEAITKVQDESGLWWQVLDQGDREGNYLEATGTSMFTYAFAKGARKGYLDKKYLDVAKKAYDGLLENLVTIEENGIVNLNKCCGVAGLGGNPYRDGSYEYYIGELIRSNDPKGTGPFILASLELNR, from the coding sequence ATGAAAAATACAACTAAATACATCGTTCTTTTTACAATCGCCTTAGGCTTATCGGTCACCTCCTGTAAAGAAACTAAAAAAGAAAATACAGAAGAAACTGCCACCATAGAAAAACTTGTTCCAGAAAACTTAAAATGGTCTGAACGTATGATGCTTTCTGAAATAGAACGTTTTCCTGAAGCTACCAAACTAGATTTTAGAACCACTCCGGGTTGGAGTTACACGAATGGTCTAGTTTTATCGGCTGCTATTAAAGTTTATGAGCAAACCAACAATCAAAAATACTATGACTACATATATGCTTATGCAGATGAATTGATTGATAGCACAGGAACTATCAAAACATATTCTTTAGAAAGTCAAAATTTAGATATGATTAAATCTGGTGATGTGTTACTTTATTTATATCCAAAAACAAAAGAAGAGCGTTTTTTAAAAGCCATGGAAACATTAGATAGCCAAATGGAATCGCAACCTAAAACGTCTGATGGAGGATATTGGCATAAAAAAAGATACCCTTACCAAATGTGGTTAGATGGTTTATATATGGCTGAACCTTTTCATATCCGTTATGCTCAAGAATACTATAAGAATGAAGCTGAAAAGGAAAAAATATATAATGATGTTGTACATCAGTTTGATTTGATTCAAAAACACAGTCGCGATGAAAAATCAGGATTGCTTTATCACGGTTGGGATGAAAGCAAAGAACAAAAATGGGCAAATAAAGAAACTGGAAACTCTCAACATTTCTGGTCTAGAGGTATGGGGTGGTACGGTATGGCTATGGTTGATGTTTTAGATTTTTTACCAGAAAATCATCCAGGTCGCGAACGTATCGTTACGTATTTAAATCAATTTGCTGAAGCTATAACTAAAGTTCAAGATGAATCTGGTTTATGGTGGCAAGTTTTAGATCAAGGAGATAGAGAAGGTAATTACTTAGAAGCTACAGGAACCTCCATGTTTACTTATGCTTTTGCAAAAGGAGCTCGTAAAGGCTATTTAGATAAAAAGTATTTAGACGTGGCAAAAAAAGCCTATGATGGTCTTTTGGAAAATTTAGTTACTATTGAAGAAAATGGTATTGTAAATCTTAATAAGTGTTGTGGTGTCGCAGGCTTAGGCGGTAATCCATACAGAGATGGTTCTTACGAATATTATATTGGTGAATTAATCCGTTCTAACGACCCAAAAGGCACAGGACCATTCATTCTGGCATCTTTAGAGTTAAATAGATAA
- a CDS encoding DUF4861 family protein, which yields MKKIAVLSIALLCLFSCKEKQSKTNTESIASEEKTDSKTYAELSIAQGGEWKDGPRGHKEYSAGTSFKNINSLQVPKEHTDHSWFLRYEGPGWENSQIGYRLYLDWRNAIDIYGKKVDSLVLPYVGQDGFDSYHEPADWGQDILKAGKSMGIGGYGRIVADTVVHFQSVKSTFAKVENLKESSSVNIEYKGWASGEDSTDLTTKLTIYPEDRFTKAELTPSKEVTGICTGIVIAKDIPLVKKDGAKWAYIATYGKQTLASPPDNLGMALFYKLDEVAEQKQGIDDHLVIFKPSSKTLTYYFLGAWEQEINGIKTEENFIADLNKKLESLEKTNSIN from the coding sequence ATGAAAAAAATCGCAGTTTTGTCAATTGCCCTTTTATGTCTATTTTCTTGTAAAGAAAAACAATCTAAAACTAATACAGAATCAATCGCTTCAGAAGAAAAAACAGATTCTAAAACATATGCTGAACTTTCTATTGCGCAAGGTGGAGAATGGAAAGATGGGCCAAGAGGGCATAAAGAATATAGTGCTGGAACTTCATTTAAAAATATAAATTCGCTTCAAGTTCCAAAAGAACATACCGACCATTCTTGGTTCTTACGCTATGAAGGTCCTGGTTGGGAAAACAGTCAAATAGGTTACCGCTTATATTTAGATTGGAGAAATGCTATCGATATTTACGGTAAAAAGGTAGATTCTTTAGTACTTCCTTACGTTGGTCAAGATGGTTTTGACTCCTACCACGAACCAGCAGATTGGGGTCAAGACATTCTAAAAGCAGGTAAATCGATGGGAATTGGTGGTTATGGAAGAATTGTTGCTGATACTGTAGTTCATTTTCAAAGTGTAAAAAGTACGTTTGCTAAAGTGGAAAACTTAAAAGAAAGTTCTTCTGTAAACATAGAGTATAAAGGATGGGCTTCTGGAGAAGATAGTACTGATTTAACAACTAAACTTACTATTTACCCTGAAGACAGATTCACAAAAGCAGAGTTAACACCTTCAAAAGAAGTTACAGGTATTTGCACTGGGATCGTAATAGCAAAAGATATTCCTTTAGTTAAAAAAGATGGTGCAAAATGGGCATATATTGCTACTTATGGAAAACAAACATTAGCAAGTCCGCCTGATAATTTAGGAATGGCTCTTTTCTACAAATTAGATGAAGTAGCTGAACAGAAACAAGGTATTGATGACCATTTAGTTATTTTTAAACCATCTTCAAAAACCTTAACTTATTACTTTTTAGGTGCTTGGGAACAAGAAATAAATGGCATAAAAACAGAAGAAAACTTTATAGCTGATCTAAATAAAAAATTAGAATCCTTAGAAAAAACAAATTCGATAAACTAG
- a CDS encoding glycoside hydrolase family 28 protein, which translates to MKINTSYLLRSLLYLSVFALVFNSCKAKKEETKEASPFDEADKIVKSIKVLEFPNNTFNILDYGAVADGETNNSEAIKKAITMCNEAGGGKVIIPSGKFLTGPIHLKSNVNLHLEAGAEVLFSKNHKDYLPVVHTSYEGQELMNYSPLIYAYKQNNIAVTGKGTFNGQASNTNWWPWCGAERYGRLEGMLHQRDEHNLPRLWEMAENNTPVSERIFGEGHQLRPLFIQPFECENVLIQGVTFTNAPFWVIHPIKCNYVRVEGVTVNSHGPNNDGCDPEYSKNVHINNCTFNTGDDCIAIKSGRNNDGRRVNIPSENIVVENCNMKDGHGGVVMGSEISAGVRNVYVRNCKMNSPELDRAIRIKTNTLRGGFVENVYVKNIEVGQVKEAVLKINLFYAIYGPQEGDFMPSVKNIHLQDINVENGGKYGVLIKGRPQSFVKNVTLTNVHIKNAETPLSVENSEPITFKNTTINGKEY; encoded by the coding sequence ATGAAAATTAACACATCTTATTTATTACGTTCGCTACTATATTTATCTGTTTTTGCACTAGTTTTTAATTCCTGTAAAGCTAAGAAAGAAGAAACAAAAGAAGCATCTCCTTTTGATGAAGCTGATAAAATTGTTAAGAGCATAAAAGTTCTTGAATTTCCAAATAACACATTTAACATATTAGACTATGGAGCAGTTGCTGATGGCGAAACCAATAACTCTGAAGCTATTAAAAAAGCTATTACAATGTGTAACGAAGCTGGAGGAGGAAAAGTCATCATTCCTTCAGGTAAGTTTTTAACGGGTCCTATTCACCTTAAAAGCAATGTGAATTTGCATTTAGAAGCAGGTGCTGAAGTCTTATTCTCTAAAAACCACAAAGATTACTTACCGGTTGTACACACTTCGTATGAAGGTCAAGAATTAATGAATTATTCTCCTTTAATATATGCTTACAAACAAAATAATATCGCGGTTACTGGAAAAGGAACGTTTAACGGACAAGCAAGTAACACCAATTGGTGGCCTTGGTGTGGGGCTGAGAGATATGGGCGCTTAGAAGGGATGCTTCATCAAAGAGATGAACATAATTTGCCTCGCTTATGGGAAATGGCTGAAAACAACACCCCTGTTTCTGAACGTATTTTTGGAGAAGGACATCAACTTCGTCCTTTATTTATCCAACCTTTTGAATGTGAAAATGTATTGATACAAGGAGTCACTTTTACAAATGCACCATTTTGGGTCATCCACCCTATTAAATGTAATTATGTGAGGGTTGAAGGCGTCACTGTAAATAGTCATGGACCCAATAATGATGGTTGCGATCCGGAATACTCAAAAAACGTACATATAAACAACTGTACTTTTAACACTGGTGATGACTGTATTGCAATCAAGTCTGGAAGAAACAATGATGGAAGGCGTGTAAACATTCCAAGTGAAAATATTGTAGTAGAAAATTGCAACATGAAAGATGGCCACGGTGGAGTTGTAATGGGTAGTGAAATATCCGCAGGTGTTAGAAATGTATATGTTAGAAATTGTAAAATGAATAGTCCTGAATTAGACCGTGCCATAAGAATTAAAACTAACACTTTAAGAGGTGGTTTTGTAGAAAATGTTTATGTTAAAAATATTGAAGTAGGTCAAGTTAAAGAGGCCGTATTAAAAATAAATTTGTTTTATGCAATTTATGGTCCACAAGAAGGTGATTTTATGCCTTCAGTAAAAAACATCCACCTACAAGATATTAATGTGGAAAATGGCGGTAAATATGGAGTTTTAATAAAAGGCAGACCGCAAAGTTTTGTGAAAAATGTAACTTTAACTAACGTTCATATTAAAAATGCTGAAACACCACTGTCTGTTGAAAACTCAGAACCTATCACATTTAAAAACACCACAATAAACGGTAAAGAATATTAA